One stretch of Candidatus Bathyarchaeia archaeon DNA includes these proteins:
- a CDS encoding ABC transporter ATP-binding protein translates to LVQGKSVIMVSHDVEFVADCRPDIVLMAGGRIVAEGKAEEVLTNPGLLEKCSIIMPQVAQLMRMLDKHGLESRVIDVYSAVEVLKTLWRAV, encoded by the coding sequence GCTCGTCCAGGGGAAGTCGGTAATCATGGTAAGCCACGACGTCGAGTTTGTAGCGGACTGCAGACCAGACATCGTCTTGATGGCGGGAGGCAGGATAGTGGCTGAAGGAAAGGCGGAGGAGGTGCTTACAAATCCGGGATTGCTGGAGAAATGCTCCATCATCATGCCCCAAGTCGCGCAGCTGATGCGCATGCTGGACAAGCATGGCTTAGAGAGTCGGGTCATAGACGTTTACTCGGCTGTGGAGGTTTTAAAAACGCTTTGGAGGGCCGTTTAA